A single region of the Pseudomonas sp. GGS8 genome encodes:
- a CDS encoding nitroreductase family protein has product MNTAIKDLIESRVSTTRYQAGRDLPESVIRELVQLATRAPSAYNLQNWKFIAVRSAAAKARLHAVAYQQRQVLDAPVTFIICGTLAAHETLPQMLQPSVDAGILPAATLQGWAAMASESHAGNPQLQRDEALRSASLTAMTLMLAAQGIGLASGAMSGFDAEGVAREFDLEANELPVMLVTAGYPAAGNWPQKVRRPLHEVLAFA; this is encoded by the coding sequence ATGAACACTGCCATCAAGGACCTTATCGAGTCGCGAGTTTCCACCACCCGTTATCAGGCCGGTCGCGATCTGCCCGAGTCGGTCATCCGCGAGTTGGTGCAGCTGGCCACCCGCGCGCCCTCGGCCTACAACCTGCAGAACTGGAAATTTATCGCGGTGCGCTCGGCCGCAGCCAAGGCCCGCCTGCATGCCGTGGCTTACCAGCAGCGCCAAGTGCTGGACGCCCCCGTGACCTTTATCATCTGCGGCACCCTGGCGGCCCACGAGACGCTGCCGCAGATGCTGCAGCCCTCGGTCGACGCCGGCATTCTGCCGGCCGCCACCCTCCAGGGCTGGGCGGCCATGGCCAGCGAATCGCACGCGGGCAATCCGCAGCTGCAACGCGACGAGGCGCTGCGTTCGGCCTCCCTCACCGCCATGACGCTGATGTTGGCGGCGCAAGGCATTGGCCTGGCCAGCGGGGCCATGAGCGGCTTCGATGCCGAGGGCGTGGCGCGGGAGTTCGACCTGGAGGCCAATGAACTGCCGGTCATGCTGGTCACCGCCGGCTACCCGGCCGCCGGCAACTGGCCGCAAAAAGTGCGTCGGCCTTTGCATGAGGTGCTGGCATTCGCCTAA
- a CDS encoding MarR family winged helix-turn-helix transcriptional regulator → MTTEQQADAVDMILRQWRRERPDLDISPMGTIGRVKRCSALLQRELDKVFSAFGLSAWEFDVLATLRRAGAPHCLAPTALFLSLMITSGTMTRQLQQLEAAGWVSRTPNPSDARSLLVQLTPAGLELIDRAVTAHVANEARILAPIAAAQLAQLDERLSELLAVLEPATE, encoded by the coding sequence ATGACAACCGAACAACAGGCCGATGCGGTCGACATGATTCTTCGACAGTGGCGCCGCGAGCGTCCGGATCTGGACATCAGCCCCATGGGCACCATTGGCCGGGTCAAGCGCTGCTCGGCGCTGCTGCAGCGTGAACTGGATAAGGTCTTCAGCGCTTTCGGCCTGAGCGCCTGGGAGTTCGATGTGCTGGCCACCCTGCGTCGCGCCGGCGCGCCTCACTGCCTGGCGCCGACCGCGCTGTTCTTATCCTTGATGATCACCTCCGGCACCATGACCCGGCAGCTGCAGCAGCTGGAGGCCGCCGGCTGGGTCAGCCGCACGCCCAACCCCAGTGACGCGCGCAGCCTGCTGGTGCAATTGACCCCGGCCGGGCTGGAGCTGATCGACCGCGCGGTGACCGCCCATGTCGCCAACGAGGCGCGGATTCTGGCGCCTATAGCGGCGGCACAGCTGGCGCAGTTGGATGAGCGACTATCGGAGCTGTTGGCGGTCTTGGAACCGGCGACCGAGTGA
- a CDS encoding EamA family transporter: MDKLSTRSSWLDVLSTALAPAIWGSTYIVTTELLPADRPFTAALLRALPAGLLLVLYSRHLPKRAEWLRLLILAALNIGFFQALLFVAAYRLPGGLAAVVGAIQPLLVMGLVWTLDRQRPAYLAVGASVVGIVGMAALLLAPGASWDPVGITAAFIGTACMAAGTYLTRRWQPAIPLLAFTGWQLLVGGLLLLPLAWLVDPPLPSLSLSQWLGYAYLSLFGALLAYVLWFRGIARLAPVAVSSLGLLSPLVAVLLGWALLGQSITGLALLGLITVLGSILAVQWASTSGSPASQKHTDLSTLENPVQRRML, translated from the coding sequence ATGGACAAGTTAAGCACCCGCAGTTCCTGGCTGGACGTCCTGAGCACGGCGCTGGCCCCGGCCATCTGGGGCTCGACCTATATAGTCACCACCGAACTCTTGCCAGCGGATCGGCCCTTTACCGCCGCCTTGCTGCGCGCGTTGCCGGCCGGTCTGTTGCTGGTACTGTACAGCCGGCATCTGCCCAAACGCGCCGAATGGCTGCGCCTGCTGATACTGGCGGCGCTGAATATCGGCTTCTTCCAGGCCCTGCTGTTTGTCGCCGCCTACCGCTTGCCCGGCGGCCTGGCTGCCGTGGTCGGGGCCATCCAGCCGCTGCTGGTGATGGGCCTGGTATGGACACTGGACCGTCAACGCCCGGCTTATCTGGCGGTCGGCGCCAGCGTGGTGGGGATAGTCGGGATGGCCGCGCTGCTGCTGGCGCCGGGCGCCTCCTGGGACCCGGTCGGCATAACCGCGGCCTTTATCGGCACCGCCTGCATGGCGGCCGGCACCTACCTGACACGGCGCTGGCAGCCGGCGATACCGCTGCTGGCCTTTACTGGCTGGCAGCTGCTGGTGGGCGGCCTGTTGCTGCTGCCGCTGGCCTGGCTGGTCGATCCGCCCCTGCCGAGCCTAAGCCTCAGCCAGTGGTTGGGTTACGCCTACCTGTCGTTGTTCGGCGCGCTGTTGGCCTATGTGCTGTGGTTTCGCGGGATTGCCCGGTTGGCGCCGGTGGCGGTGTCATCCCTGGGCTTGCTCAGCCCGCTGGTGGCCGTACTGCTGGGTTGGGCGCTGCTGGGACAGAGCATCACCGGCCTGGCGCTGCTAGGGCTGATCACAGTGCTGGGCAGCATCCTGGCGGTGCAATGGGCATCGACCTCAGGCTCGCCGGCCAGCCAAAAGCACACTGATTTATCCACTCTAGAAAACCCTGTGCAACGGAGAATGCTATGA
- a CDS encoding Lrp/AsnC family transcriptional regulator, with protein sequence MTDDIDQVLISALMEDSRRSLKALAQISGLSSPSVAERLRRLEERGVLKGYTVEVDPKCFGYQLQAIVRIRPLPGQLQEVERQIQAIPEFTECDKVTGDDCFIARLHVRSMEQLDTLLDRLNAHAETSTAIVKKTPVKRRLPPMT encoded by the coding sequence ATGACCGATGACATCGACCAAGTGTTGATCAGCGCATTGATGGAAGACTCCCGCCGCTCGCTCAAGGCCCTGGCACAGATCAGCGGCCTGTCCTCGCCCAGCGTTGCCGAGCGCCTGCGCCGCCTCGAAGAACGCGGCGTACTCAAGGGCTACACCGTCGAAGTCGACCCCAAATGCTTCGGCTATCAACTCCAGGCCATCGTCCGCATCCGCCCGTTGCCAGGCCAGTTGCAGGAGGTGGAGCGGCAGATTCAGGCGATCCCCGAATTTACCGAGTGCGACAAAGTCACCGGCGACGACTGCTTCATCGCCCGCCTGCATGTGCGCTCAATGGAACAACTGGACACCCTTCTTGACCGCCTCAATGCCCACGCCGAAACCAGCACCGCCATCGTCAAGAAGACCCCGGTCAAGCGCCGGCTACCACCGATGACGTGA
- a CDS encoding YceK/YidQ family lipoprotein, with protein MKTEAMLLAAAVMLAGCGTFQTVVRSDEAAAKSLKEQKTYCGAVPRIYSGVTYDFCRLHATPGPGIDEYKYNNGTPFVLIDVVISGALDTMLLPYTIYRQQADGSIVITE; from the coding sequence ATGAAAACTGAGGCCATGTTACTGGCGGCGGCGGTGATGCTTGCAGGTTGCGGTACGTTCCAAACAGTGGTGCGTAGTGACGAAGCAGCGGCAAAGAGCCTCAAGGAACAAAAAACCTACTGCGGTGCGGTTCCACGGATCTATAGCGGCGTGACTTATGACTTTTGCCGCCTGCATGCGACTCCAGGCCCTGGCATCGATGAGTACAAGTACAACAATGGCACGCCCTTTGTGCTGATCGACGTAGTCATTTCCGGCGCTCTCGACACCATGCTCCTGCCCTACACCATTTATCGGCAGCAGGCCGATGGCAGCATTGTCATTACCGAATAA
- a CDS encoding FUSC family protein, with amino-acid sequence MLDPYRRYRHAKLIHAVRVSLGLLATILLTTGIHLPHGEWASVTMLVVIGGLQHHGNIGKKAAERAIGTLIGAGVGLLLVAQQAWLGMPWLTYFAMSVVCGFFSYHAIGKGGYTALLSAITVFIVAGHGDNPVTDGLWRGVDILIGIALALAFSFALPLYAVYSWRYNLADALRDCAAIYGRIINGESVTADEHLKLMNRLNAVMVQLRSLMPSVSKEVRVSMTELDAIQRNLRMCVSILEILGNSRPNADDSEAMAHLQSTLKTEHRQIRVQLIGMARALKSGVSQRLDRPAEPPLDSTLDAPVYSPLDGYRLLTRQLTANIGEMRQRLARTAPRWNI; translated from the coding sequence TTGCTGGACCCGTACCGGCGCTACCGCCACGCCAAACTGATCCATGCGGTGCGGGTTTCGCTGGGATTGCTGGCGACGATCCTGCTGACCACCGGCATCCATCTGCCCCACGGCGAATGGGCGTCGGTGACCATGCTGGTGGTGATCGGCGGCTTGCAGCACCACGGCAATATCGGCAAAAAAGCCGCCGAGCGAGCCATCGGCACCTTGATCGGGGCCGGTGTCGGCTTGTTGCTGGTGGCGCAACAGGCCTGGCTCGGGATGCCGTGGCTGACCTATTTCGCAATGTCGGTGGTGTGCGGATTTTTCTCGTACCACGCCATCGGCAAGGGTGGTTATACCGCGCTGCTGTCGGCGATCACCGTATTTATCGTTGCGGGGCACGGTGACAACCCGGTCACCGATGGCCTGTGGCGCGGGGTGGATATTCTGATCGGCATCGCCCTGGCACTGGCCTTCTCCTTCGCCCTGCCGCTATACGCGGTGTACTCCTGGCGCTACAACCTGGCCGATGCGTTGCGTGACTGCGCGGCAATCTACGGCCGTATCATCAACGGCGAATCCGTCACCGCTGACGAGCACCTGAAGCTCATGAATCGCTTGAACGCAGTCATGGTGCAACTGCGCTCACTGATGCCCTCGGTGTCCAAGGAAGTGCGGGTTTCCATGACCGAACTCGATGCGATTCAGCGCAATCTGCGGATGTGCGTCAGCATCCTGGAAATCCTCGGCAATAGCCGGCCGAATGCCGATGACTCTGAGGCAATGGCCCATCTGCAATCGACATTGAAAACCGAGCACCGACAGATCCGGGTGCAACTGATCGGTATGGCTCGGGCATTGAAATCGGGCGTTTCACAACGGCTCGACCGGCCAGCCGAACCGCCATTGGACTCCACGCTCGATGCGCCGGTCTACAGTCCGCTGGATGGCTACCGATTGTTGACCCGACAATTGACCGCGAACATCGGCGAGATGCGCCAGCGCCTGGCGAGGACCGCACCGCGCTGGAACATCTGA
- a CDS encoding SDR family oxidoreductase, with translation MIAVTGATGQLGRLVIDSLLKTVNPHEIVALVRDPLKAQDLGAKGVNVRQADYNQPETLVSALVGVQRLLLISSSEVGQRTAQHRAVIEAAKSSGVQLLAYTSMLHADKSTLGLAVEHRDTERALVESGLNYVLLRNGWYSENYTASVSPAVEHGAILGSAQEGRISSAARKDYADAAAVVLTSEGQAGKVYELAGDESYSLSELATEVAKQSGKTVVYNGLPQEQYKAVLIGLGLPAEFAGLLADSDAAAAKGDLFDDSRQLSELLGRPTTPITQSVSAALKH, from the coding sequence ATGATTGCCGTCACAGGTGCTACCGGCCAATTGGGCCGTCTCGTTATCGATTCGCTGCTTAAAACCGTCAACCCACACGAAATCGTCGCGTTGGTGCGCGATCCACTCAAGGCGCAGGATCTTGGCGCGAAAGGCGTTAACGTCCGCCAAGCAGATTACAACCAGCCTGAAACCCTCGTTAGCGCCTTGGTCGGTGTTCAGCGTCTGCTGCTGATTTCGTCAAGCGAAGTCGGCCAGCGTACGGCACAACATCGTGCCGTCATTGAGGCGGCCAAATCTTCGGGCGTTCAACTTCTGGCGTACACCAGCATGCTGCATGCAGACAAGTCGACACTGGGCCTGGCTGTCGAGCACCGGGATACCGAACGGGCGTTGGTAGAGTCTGGATTAAATTACGTACTGCTGCGTAATGGTTGGTACAGCGAGAACTACACTGCCAGCGTGTCGCCTGCGGTCGAGCACGGAGCCATTCTGGGTAGTGCGCAAGAGGGTCGAATCTCCTCCGCAGCGCGAAAAGATTATGCTGACGCGGCAGCCGTTGTACTGACCAGCGAAGGTCAGGCAGGCAAGGTATACGAATTGGCAGGTGATGAGAGTTACTCGTTATCCGAACTGGCCACGGAAGTCGCCAAACAATCCGGTAAGACCGTTGTTTACAACGGTCTTCCACAAGAGCAATACAAGGCAGTACTCATTGGATTGGGCCTGCCGGCAGAGTTCGCAGGGCTGCTGGCTGATTCTGATGCCGCAGCAGCTAAAGGCGATCTGTTTGATGACTCTCGCCAACTGAGTGAGTTGTTGGGACGTCCAACGACCCCGATTACTCAATCCGTTAGCGCGGCGCTTAAGCACTAA
- a CDS encoding helix-turn-helix domain-containing protein codes for MSRQDYIPHLVSEKIRRGELMHADCPSREVLKHMTSRWGVLVLVVLLGGTHRFSELRRKIGGVSEKMLSQTLQGLEGDGLVNRLSRPIVPPYVEYTLTPLGEAAAAKVEAMVDWIENNLPEIMQFRSENADAEKS; via the coding sequence ATGAGCCGCCAAGATTATATCCCTCACCTTGTTTCCGAAAAAATACGTCGCGGCGAACTTATGCATGCTGATTGCCCTTCGCGAGAGGTCCTCAAGCATATGACCAGCCGCTGGGGCGTCCTGGTGCTAGTTGTTTTATTGGGGGGCACGCATCGTTTTAGTGAGCTGCGTCGGAAAATCGGTGGAGTGAGTGAGAAAATGCTTTCACAGACACTCCAGGGATTGGAGGGCGATGGGCTCGTCAACCGGCTCTCTCGACCGATAGTGCCACCCTATGTGGAATACACGTTGACTCCCCTGGGAGAGGCAGCAGCGGCCAAGGTAGAAGCAATGGTCGACTGGATTGAAAACAACCTGCCCGAGATTATGCAGTTCAGGAGTGAAAACGCGGACGCAGAAAAGAGCTGA
- a CDS encoding DMT family transporter — MDKTLRRGSFEMTAAMLISGTIGWFVLVSGQPVLDVVFWRCVFGAATLLLICAAFGFLRPGILTSTTFLLAVLSGVAIVGNWVLLFASYSRASIAIGTAIYNVQPFMLVGLAALFLGEKITLQKLFCLGISFLGMLAIVSAHGEQGEGGNDYLMGIALALGAAFLYAIAALIIKRLTGTPPHLIALVQVCTGVLLLAPFAHFSALPQAPSAWASLVTLGIVHTGLMYVLLYGAIQKLPTALTGALSFIYPIAAIFVDWFAFGHRLEPLQWIGVVAILLAAAGMQQGWGLKLRRVATQ; from the coding sequence ATGGACAAAACACTACGTCGCGGCTCATTCGAGATGACCGCCGCCATGCTGATTTCCGGGACCATTGGCTGGTTCGTGCTGGTGTCCGGGCAACCGGTGCTGGACGTGGTGTTCTGGCGCTGCGTGTTCGGTGCCGCCACCTTGTTGCTGATCTGCGCGGCGTTCGGCTTTCTGCGCCCTGGCATTTTGACGTCCACCACGTTCTTGCTGGCCGTACTGAGCGGTGTGGCGATTGTCGGTAACTGGGTGTTGTTATTCGCGTCCTACTCTCGCGCCTCGATTGCCATCGGCACAGCGATTTATAACGTCCAGCCGTTCATGCTGGTGGGGCTGGCTGCACTGTTTCTGGGGGAGAAGATCACCCTGCAAAAGCTGTTCTGTCTGGGCATTTCGTTTCTCGGGATGTTGGCGATTGTCAGTGCGCATGGCGAGCAAGGCGAGGGTGGCAACGATTACCTGATGGGGATTGCTCTGGCGCTGGGTGCTGCCTTCCTGTACGCGATTGCCGCGTTGATCATCAAGCGTCTGACCGGCACGCCACCGCATCTGATCGCGTTGGTCCAGGTGTGCACCGGCGTGCTATTGCTCGCACCTTTTGCGCATTTTTCGGCGCTGCCGCAAGCGCCCAGTGCCTGGGCCAGCCTGGTGACCCTGGGCATCGTGCATACCGGTTTGATGTATGTGCTGCTCTACGGCGCGATTCAAAAGCTGCCGACGGCCCTGACCGGCGCGCTTTCATTCATCTACCCGATTGCGGCGATTTTCGTCGACTGGTTCGCCTTCGGCCATCGTCTGGAGCCGCTGCAATGGATCGGTGTTGTCGCGATTCTGTTGGCTGCCGCCGGTATGCAACAGGGTTGGGGACTGAAGCTGCGGCGGGTGGCTACGCAATAA
- a CDS encoding NADP-dependent glyceraldehyde-3-phosphate dehydrogenase — translation MTTASILGNLFPTADSIPEKYRLNGQTEQREYLVDGELKTWSGPLAQVRSPVYLSGANGDEQVILGSTPLLDADTALTALDAAVRAYDRGQGLWPTMRVAERIQHVETFLGRMREQREAVVKLLMWEIGKNLKDSEKEFDRTCDYIVDTINALKELDRRSSRFELEQDTLGQIRRVPLGVALCMGPYNYPLNETFTTLIPALIMGNTVVFKPAKLGVLLIRPLLEAFRDSFPAGVINVIYGSGRETVSALMASGKIDIFAFIGTNKAASDLKKLHPRPHRLRAALGLDAKNPGIVLPEVDLDNAVSEAVTGSLSFNGQRCTALKILFVHEDVVEAFIEKFNAKLASLKPGMPWDSGVALTPLPESGKVDYLHTLMADAASKGAAVVNPNGGESRASFFYPAVLFPVTPQMRVYQEEQFGPVVPIVPYRHLDTVIDYVLESDFGQQLSIFGTNPVAVGRLVDTFANQVGRINLNAQCQRGPDTYPFNGRKNSAEGTLSVHDALRVFSIRTLVATKFQESSKELLSEIISGRNSSFLTTDYIF, via the coding sequence ATGACCACAGCATCGATCCTTGGCAACCTGTTTCCCACCGCCGACAGCATCCCGGAAAAGTACCGCCTCAACGGCCAGACCGAACAGCGTGAATATCTGGTCGACGGCGAACTGAAGACCTGGTCCGGCCCCCTCGCCCAAGTCCGCAGCCCGGTGTACCTGAGCGGCGCGAATGGCGACGAACAAGTGATCCTCGGCAGCACGCCGCTGCTCGATGCCGACACCGCACTGACCGCGCTCGACGCGGCTGTCCGCGCCTATGACCGGGGCCAGGGTCTCTGGCCGACTATGCGCGTGGCCGAGCGTATCCAGCATGTCGAAACCTTCCTCGGTCGTATGCGTGAACAGCGCGAGGCCGTGGTCAAGTTGCTGATGTGGGAGATCGGCAAGAACCTCAAGGACTCGGAGAAAGAGTTCGACCGCACCTGCGACTACATCGTCGACACCATCAACGCCCTCAAGGAACTCGACCGCCGCTCCAGCCGCTTCGAACTGGAACAGGACACCCTCGGCCAGATCCGCCGCGTTCCGCTGGGCGTGGCGTTGTGCATGGGGCCTTATAACTACCCACTGAATGAAACCTTCACCACGCTGATTCCGGCGCTGATCATGGGCAACACCGTGGTGTTCAAGCCGGCCAAGCTTGGGGTGCTGTTGATTCGCCCGCTGCTGGAAGCCTTTCGCGACAGTTTCCCGGCCGGGGTGATCAACGTCATTTACGGCAGTGGTCGCGAGACCGTCAGCGCCCTGATGGCCAGCGGCAAGATCGATATCTTTGCGTTTATCGGCACCAACAAGGCCGCCAGCGACCTGAAAAAGCTCCACCCAAGGCCTCACCGCTTGCGCGCGGCACTGGGCCTGGATGCGAAGAACCCCGGCATCGTTCTGCCGGAGGTCGATCTGGACAACGCGGTCAGCGAAGCCGTTACCGGCTCCCTGTCGTTCAACGGTCAGCGCTGCACCGCGCTGAAAATCCTTTTCGTCCACGAAGACGTGGTCGAGGCATTCATCGAGAAATTCAACGCCAAACTCGCGAGCCTCAAACCCGGCATGCCGTGGGACAGTGGCGTGGCCCTGACGCCATTGCCGGAATCAGGCAAGGTCGATTACCTGCACACCCTGATGGCAGATGCCGCCAGCAAAGGCGCCGCCGTGGTCAACCCCAATGGTGGTGAGTCCCGGGCATCGTTCTTCTACCCGGCCGTGTTGTTCCCGGTGACCCCGCAAATGCGCGTCTACCAGGAAGAACAGTTCGGTCCGGTGGTGCCGATCGTGCCTTACCGTCATCTGGACACGGTGATCGATTACGTCCTGGAATCGGACTTCGGCCAGCAATTGAGCATCTTCGGTACCAACCCGGTGGCAGTCGGCAGGCTGGTGGATACCTTCGCCAACCAGGTCGGCCGGATCAACCTCAACGCCCAGTGCCAGCGCGGCCCGGACACTTATCCGTTCAACGGTCGCAAGAACTCCGCCGAGGGCACGCTGTCGGTGCACGATGCGCTGCGGGTGTTTTCGATCCGGACCCTGGTGGCGACCAAGTTCCAGGAAAGCAGCAAGGAGCTTCTCAGCGAGATCATCAGCGGCCGGAACTCGAGCTTCCTGACCACCGACTATATTTTCTGA
- a CDS encoding Bax inhibitor-1/YccA family protein, whose translation MREQDYAVNNSVQAEQLEVSRVLRNTYGLLALTLAFSGVMAFVAQQMRVGYPNVFVVLIGFYGLFFLTNKLRDSAWGLVSAFALTGFMGFLLGPILNRYLGMQGGAEVVSSAFAMTALVFGGLSAYVLITRKDMSFLGGFITAGFFVLLGATLASFFFKISGLQLAISAGFVLFSSVCILFQTSAIIHGGERNYIMATISLYVSIYNLFISLLQLFGIMGRDD comes from the coding sequence ATGCGCGAACAGGATTACGCAGTTAATAACAGCGTGCAGGCTGAGCAGCTAGAGGTTAGCCGCGTCCTGCGCAACACTTACGGCCTACTCGCCCTCACCCTCGCATTCAGCGGCGTGATGGCGTTTGTCGCACAGCAGATGCGTGTCGGCTACCCGAATGTCTTCGTGGTGCTGATCGGTTTCTACGGCCTTTTCTTCCTCACCAACAAACTCCGTGACTCGGCATGGGGCCTGGTTTCTGCGTTCGCGCTGACCGGTTTCATGGGGTTCCTGCTCGGCCCGATCCTCAACCGCTACCTGGGCATGCAGGGCGGCGCGGAAGTGGTCAGTTCGGCCTTCGCGATGACCGCGCTGGTGTTCGGCGGCCTGTCGGCTTATGTGCTGATCACCCGTAAGGACATGAGCTTCCTGGGCGGTTTCATCACAGCCGGTTTCTTCGTGCTGCTGGGTGCGACGCTGGCGAGCTTCTTCTTCAAGATCAGCGGTCTGCAACTGGCGATCAGCGCAGGTTTCGTGCTGTTCTCCTCGGTCTGCATTTTGTTCCAGACCAGCGCCATCATTCACGGCGGCGAGCGCAACTACATCATGGCGACCATCAGCCTGTATGTATCGATCTACAACCTGTTCATCAGCTTGCTGCAACTGTTCGGCATCATGGGCCGCGATGATTGA
- a CDS encoding IS1182 family transposase — protein sequence MKRFIQGEHRGQGTLLPESLDDYVSDTNPVRVVDVFVDELDLVKLGFDGAIPADTGRPAYHPSVLLKIYIYGYLNRIQSSRRLEREAQRNVELMWLTGRLMPDFKTIANFRKDNSKAIRGVCRQFVVLCQQLGVFGEHLVAIDGSKFKAVNNRDRNFTSAKLKRRMEEIESSINRYLTALDAADRQEPTAIQPSAVRLEEKIAKLKIQMKELQAIEIQLNESPDKQVSLTDPDSRSMMTRGTGIVGYNVQTAVDTQHHLIVAHEVTNVGSDRDQLSSMAKQAREAMASDALSVVADRGYFKSEQILACHDAGITAYVSKPMTSGAKADGRFNNDAFIYDAAKNEYICPAGEALIWHYSYVEKGLNLHRYWSSKCQGCALKSQCTPSTERRVRRWEHEAVLEEMQLRLSKVPEMMRVRKRTVEHPFGTLKQWMGATHFLTRKLAGVSAEMSLNVLAYNLKRVMKIIGANGLMKALTA from the coding sequence ATGAAGCGCTTTATCCAAGGTGAACATCGAGGCCAAGGCACCTTACTTCCCGAGAGTCTCGACGACTACGTCAGCGATACCAACCCGGTGCGCGTAGTCGACGTCTTCGTCGATGAACTTGACCTGGTCAAACTGGGTTTTGACGGTGCCATTCCAGCCGACACTGGCCGACCTGCTTACCATCCCTCGGTCTTGTTGAAGATCTACATCTACGGTTATCTCAACCGCATCCAGTCGAGCCGACGCCTGGAGCGAGAAGCCCAACGCAACGTCGAACTGATGTGGTTGACCGGGCGTTTGATGCCGGACTTCAAGACCATCGCCAACTTCCGAAAAGACAACAGCAAAGCCATCCGAGGCGTCTGCCGCCAGTTCGTCGTGTTGTGTCAGCAGTTGGGAGTGTTCGGAGAACATCTGGTCGCCATCGATGGCAGCAAATTTAAAGCCGTCAACAACCGCGACCGCAATTTCACCAGCGCCAAACTGAAGCGGCGAATGGAAGAAATTGAATCGAGCATCAACCGTTACCTGACGGCACTCGATGCTGCTGATCGGCAAGAACCAACAGCTATCCAGCCCAGCGCCGTACGGCTGGAAGAGAAAATTGCCAAGCTCAAAATTCAAATGAAAGAGCTTCAGGCGATCGAAATTCAGCTCAATGAATCACCGGATAAACAGGTCTCACTGACCGATCCAGACAGCCGATCCATGATGACGCGCGGCACAGGAATTGTTGGCTATAACGTGCAGACAGCGGTCGATACGCAGCACCATTTGATCGTTGCGCATGAGGTGACCAACGTTGGTTCCGACCGCGATCAACTCAGCTCGATGGCTAAGCAAGCCCGCGAGGCGATGGCGTCAGATGCGTTGTCGGTAGTGGCTGACCGAGGTTACTTCAAAAGCGAACAAATCCTCGCTTGTCACGATGCCGGTATCACCGCCTATGTGTCCAAACCGATGACCTCTGGAGCCAAGGCTGACGGGCGTTTCAATAACGATGCCTTCATCTATGACGCGGCAAAAAACGAATACATTTGCCCCGCTGGCGAGGCGCTAATATGGCACTACTCCTACGTTGAAAAAGGCCTGAATTTGCATCGTTACTGGAGTTCGAAATGCCAGGGCTGCGCGTTGAAGTCGCAATGCACCCCGAGCACGGAACGACGAGTTCGACGCTGGGAGCATGAAGCTGTATTGGAGGAAATGCAGCTTCGGCTGAGCAAAGTACCAGAGATGATGCGCGTCCGAAAACGGACGGTTGAGCATCCCTTCGGGACGCTCAAACAATGGATGGGGGCGACGCACTTCCTGACGCGAAAACTGGCCGGAGTGAGTGCGGAGATGAGCTTGAATGTTCTCGCCTACAACTTGAAACGGGTCATGAAAATCATTGGTGCCAACGGTTTGATGAAAGCGCTGACGGCCTGA